The proteins below come from a single Acidovorax sp. NCPPB 4044 genomic window:
- a CDS encoding alpha/beta fold hydrolase: MYQPLRASRSERLPIRTLDYHVRLWEGGGIAPAAPPLVMVHGWMDVGASYQFVVDAFGEAFAAGRRIIAPDWRGFGHSMPPARCDHYPFADYLADLDRLLDHYAPGQPVDLVGHSMGGNVAMAYAGVRPQRIRRLVNLEGFGLPATEPAQAPARYAQWLDELRGLDAGDRHLKAYASAEAVAARLMKTNPRLGRGQAEWLAREWAQPDDHSAWHILGDAAHKVVNPLLYRVEEALALYAAIAAPVLAVEASDDSMGLWWKGRYDLDQYHERLRHVPDCRVARVQDAGHMLHHDQPAAVARLIEEFLQAP; this comes from the coding sequence ATGTACCAGCCCCTCCGAGCTTCGCGCAGCGAACGCCTGCCCATCCGCACCCTCGACTACCACGTCCGCCTGTGGGAGGGCGGTGGCATCGCTCCCGCCGCGCCGCCGCTCGTGATGGTGCACGGCTGGATGGACGTCGGCGCGTCCTACCAGTTCGTGGTGGACGCCTTCGGCGAGGCCTTCGCCGCGGGGCGCCGCATCATCGCGCCGGACTGGCGCGGCTTCGGCCACAGCATGCCGCCCGCGCGCTGCGACCACTACCCCTTCGCCGATTACCTCGCCGACCTGGACCGGCTGCTCGACCACTACGCCCCCGGCCAGCCCGTGGACCTGGTGGGCCACAGCATGGGCGGCAACGTGGCCATGGCCTACGCGGGCGTGCGGCCGCAGCGCATCCGGCGCCTGGTCAATCTCGAAGGCTTCGGCCTGCCGGCCACCGAGCCCGCCCAGGCGCCCGCGCGCTACGCGCAGTGGCTGGACGAACTGCGCGGCCTGGACGCCGGCGACAGGCACCTGAAGGCCTATGCCAGCGCCGAGGCGGTCGCGGCGCGGCTCATGAAGACCAACCCGCGGCTCGGGCGCGGCCAGGCCGAATGGCTGGCGCGCGAATGGGCGCAGCCCGATGACCACAGCGCCTGGCACATCCTGGGCGACGCGGCGCACAAGGTGGTCAACCCGCTGCTCTACCGCGTCGAGGAAGCCCTGGCGCTCTACGCCGCCATCGCCGCCCCGGTGCTGGCCGTGGAGGCGAGCGACGACAGCATGGGACTGTGGTGGAAGGGCCGCTACGACCTGGACCAATACCACGAGCGGCTGCGGCACGTGCCCGACTGCCGCGTGGCCCGGGTGCAGGACGCGGGGCACATGCTGCACCACGACCAGCCCGCCGCGGTGGCGCGGCTCATCGAGGAGTTCCTGCAGGCCCCCTGA
- the prfB gene encoding peptide chain release factor 2 (programmed frameshift) translates to MDAERINLIGTTLEDLSQRTQELRRYLDFDAKFERLRTVNASLEDPAVWNDPKRAQELGKEKKSLDSVVLTLDKLTQELADNIELYEMSKEEGDEPGLLTIESETTKLRPLIEELEFRRMFSNEADPLNCFVDIQAGAGGTEACDWAGMLLRQYLKYAERKGFKSTVEDETPGDVAGIKSATIKIEGEYAYGLLRTETGVHRLVRKSPFDSSGGRHTSFASLFVYPEIDDSIEININPADVRTDTFRASGAGGQHINKTDSAVRLTHIPTGIVVQCQDGRSQHSNRDVAWQRLRSRLYDFEMRKRMEEQQKLEDTKTDVGWGHQIRSYVLDNSRIKDLRTNVEISATQKVLDGDLDVFIEASLKQGV, encoded by the exons ATGGACGCAGAACGCATCAACCTCATCGGCACCACCCTCGAAGACCTCTCCCAGCGGACGCAAGAGTTACGGAGGTATCTT GACTTCGATGCCAAATTCGAACGTCTGAGAACCGTCAACGCCTCGCTCGAAGACCCCGCGGTCTGGAACGATCCGAAGCGCGCCCAGGAACTGGGCAAGGAAAAGAAATCCCTCGACAGCGTGGTGCTCACGCTGGACAAGCTCACGCAGGAGCTGGCCGACAACATCGAGCTGTACGAGATGAGCAAGGAAGAAGGCGATGAGCCGGGCCTGCTCACCATCGAATCCGAAACCACCAAGCTGCGCCCGCTCATCGAGGAGCTGGAGTTCCGCCGCATGTTCAGCAACGAGGCCGATCCGCTGAACTGCTTCGTGGACATCCAGGCCGGCGCGGGCGGCACCGAAGCCTGCGACTGGGCCGGCATGCTGCTGCGCCAGTACCTCAAGTACGCCGAGCGCAAGGGTTTCAAGTCCACGGTCGAAGACGAAACCCCGGGCGACGTGGCCGGCATCAAGAGCGCCACGATCAAGATCGAAGGCGAATACGCCTACGGCCTGCTGCGCACCGAAACCGGCGTGCACCGCCTGGTGCGCAAGAGCCCGTTCGACTCCTCGGGCGGCCGCCACACGAGCTTCGCCTCGCTGTTCGTCTATCCGGAGATCGACGACTCGATCGAGATCAACATCAATCCGGCCGACGTGCGCACCGACACCTTCCGCGCTTCCGGCGCGGGCGGCCAGCACATCAACAAGACCGACTCGGCCGTGCGCCTCACGCACATCCCGACCGGCATCGTGGTGCAGTGCCAGGACGGCCGCAGCCAGCACAGCAACCGCGACGTCGCCTGGCAGCGTCTGCGCTCGCGCCTGTACGACTTCGAGATGCGCAAGCGCATGGAAGAGCAGCAGAAGCTCGAAGACACCAAGACCGATGTGGGTTGGGGCCACCAGATCCGAAGCTACGTGCTGGACAACAGCCGCATCAAGGACCTGCGCACCAACGTCGAAATCTCCGCCACCCAGAAGGTGCTGGATGGCGATCTCGACGTATTCATCGAAGCCTCCCTCAAGCAGGGCGTTTGA
- a CDS encoding aldo/keto reductase has translation MQKVTLGASALQVTPICLGTMTFGEQVSEADAHAILDRSLAAGINFIDTAEMYAVPARAETYGATETIIGRWFAKTPGAREKTVLATKVAGPSRGMPWVREGKGMTPADIQASCEASLRRLQTDVIDLYQIHWPERHVPAFGTMTYDPAKETSATPIQEQLEALAKLVQAGKVRCVGLSNETPYGVHEFVRLAEAHGLPRVATVQNPYCLINRTWENAMDESCHRLGVSLLAYSPLGFGLLTGKYDQHAPTDPGAPQDGRIARYESVRKQRWGRPEALAASRRYNQLARDHGLTPTQLALAFCYRNWRVASTIIGVTSVAQFEEDLAAWDVALSPDVLAAIDAIRWELRDPAL, from the coding sequence ATGCAAAAAGTCACGTTGGGAGCCAGCGCGCTCCAGGTCACTCCCATCTGCCTCGGCACCATGACCTTCGGTGAACAGGTGAGCGAAGCGGATGCGCATGCCATCCTGGACCGCTCGCTGGCCGCGGGCATCAACTTCATCGACACTGCCGAGATGTACGCCGTGCCCGCGCGGGCCGAGACCTACGGCGCCACCGAGACCATCATCGGCCGCTGGTTCGCCAAGACCCCCGGCGCCCGCGAGAAGACCGTGCTGGCCACCAAGGTGGCCGGTCCGTCGCGCGGCATGCCCTGGGTGCGCGAAGGCAAGGGCATGACCCCGGCCGACATCCAGGCCTCCTGCGAGGCGAGCCTGCGCCGGCTGCAGACCGACGTGATCGATCTCTACCAGATCCACTGGCCCGAGCGCCACGTGCCGGCGTTCGGCACCATGACCTACGACCCGGCCAAGGAAACCTCGGCCACGCCGATCCAGGAGCAGCTCGAAGCGCTCGCGAAGCTCGTGCAGGCCGGCAAGGTGCGCTGCGTGGGCCTGTCCAACGAAACGCCCTACGGCGTACATGAGTTCGTGCGGCTGGCCGAGGCGCACGGCCTGCCGCGCGTGGCGACGGTGCAGAACCCGTACTGCCTCATCAACCGCACCTGGGAGAACGCGATGGACGAAAGCTGCCATCGCCTGGGCGTGTCGCTGCTGGCCTATTCGCCGCTGGGTTTCGGCCTGCTCACGGGCAAGTACGACCAGCATGCGCCCACCGACCCCGGGGCGCCGCAGGACGGGCGCATCGCCCGCTACGAGTCCGTGCGCAAGCAGCGCTGGGGCCGGCCCGAAGCGCTGGCCGCCTCGCGCCGCTACAACCAGCTCGCGCGCGACCACGGCCTCACCCCCACGCAGCTGGCGCTGGCGTTCTGCTACCGCAACTGGCGCGTGGCGAGCACCATCATCGGCGTGACCTCGGTGGCGCAGTTCGAGGAAGACCTCGCCGCCTGGGACGTGGCGCTGTCGCCCGACGTGCTGGCCGCCATCGACGCCATCCGCTGGGAGCTGCGGGACCCGGCCCTGTGA
- the plsY gene encoding glycerol-3-phosphate 1-O-acyltransferase PlsY yields the protein MTAVYSLLATVAAYLLGSLSFAVIVSRAMGLNDPRTYGSKNPGATNVLRSGSKAAAAVTLLFDALKGWLPVVLAQAYGPRYGLGDGTVALVGLAAFLGHLWPVFFRFEGGKGVATALGVLMGVSGWLGLATLLTWAIIAFFFRYSSLASIVAALFAPLYYVLGDGVAWYAEAPVGVAIAVMSGLLIWRHRENIRRLMAGTESRLGRKKAGRG from the coding sequence TTGACCGCCGTGTATTCCCTCCTGGCCACCGTGGCCGCCTACCTGCTGGGTTCGCTGTCCTTCGCCGTCATCGTGAGCCGTGCCATGGGCCTGAACGATCCGCGCACCTACGGCAGCAAGAACCCCGGCGCCACGAACGTGCTGCGCTCGGGCAGCAAGGCCGCGGCGGCGGTGACGCTGCTCTTCGACGCCCTGAAGGGCTGGCTGCCGGTGGTGCTGGCCCAGGCGTACGGGCCGCGCTACGGGCTGGGAGACGGCACCGTGGCGCTCGTCGGCCTGGCGGCCTTCCTGGGGCACCTCTGGCCGGTGTTCTTCCGCTTCGAAGGCGGCAAGGGCGTGGCCACGGCGCTCGGCGTGCTGATGGGCGTGAGCGGCTGGCTGGGGCTGGCCACGCTGCTCACGTGGGCCATCATCGCCTTCTTCTTCCGCTATTCGTCCCTGGCCTCGATCGTGGCCGCGCTGTTCGCGCCGCTCTACTACGTGCTGGGCGACGGCGTGGCCTGGTACGCGGAGGCCCCCGTGGGCGTGGCCATCGCGGTGATGTCGGGCCTGCTGATCTGGCGCCACCGTGAGAACATCCGCCGCCTCATGGCCGGCACGGAGTCGCGGCTGGGCAGGAAAAAGGCGGGCAGGGGCTGA
- a CDS encoding HD-GYP domain-containing protein, whose product MASTGISTHPSALHAESSDSEYEDLLGLWSDLESAMSVLLARPAQVVDFAAKVQQCDRWLQDLVAHDTDAALYLMFQLAATSSVGYSASHALVCGTLCHILAHELQLPPAERDSLVRAAMTMNIGMTALQDELANQRERPTPAQQKSIDEHPHRSRQLLHHQGIRDPLWLDVVGHHHALPPEGDARPLATLPPAQRLNRILGTIDRYAAMISPRKSRAGRSATDSVRAIVGNDEERRDEVTYALVRSVGLCPPGTFVRLDNGETALVLRRSEKVNSPLVASLLDRNGEHRRQPALHQTATGRPRIQSALARSAVQVELDHRMLVRLGLYAARQYRGLARLGNAPAAPR is encoded by the coding sequence ATGGCTTCCACCGGCATTTCGACGCACCCTTCCGCTCTGCACGCGGAATCTTCCGACAGCGAGTACGAAGACCTGCTCGGGCTCTGGTCCGACCTCGAATCCGCCATGTCGGTGCTGCTGGCGCGGCCTGCCCAGGTGGTGGATTTCGCTGCGAAGGTGCAGCAGTGCGACCGCTGGCTGCAGGACCTGGTCGCGCACGACACCGATGCGGCCCTCTACCTCATGTTCCAGCTGGCAGCCACCTCCAGCGTGGGCTACAGCGCCTCGCACGCGCTGGTCTGCGGCACGCTCTGCCACATCCTCGCGCATGAATTGCAGCTGCCGCCCGCCGAGCGCGACAGCCTCGTGCGCGCGGCGATGACGATGAACATCGGCATGACGGCCCTGCAGGACGAACTGGCCAACCAGCGCGAGCGCCCCACGCCGGCCCAGCAGAAATCCATCGACGAACACCCGCACCGCAGCCGCCAGCTGCTGCACCACCAGGGCATCCGCGACCCGCTCTGGCTCGACGTGGTGGGCCACCACCACGCGCTGCCGCCCGAAGGCGATGCGCGCCCCCTCGCCACGCTGCCGCCCGCGCAGCGCCTCAACCGCATTTTGGGCACCATCGACCGCTACGCGGCCATGATCAGCCCGCGCAAGTCCCGCGCGGGGCGCAGCGCCACCGATTCGGTGCGCGCCATCGTGGGCAACGACGAGGAGCGCCGCGACGAGGTCACCTATGCGCTCGTGCGGTCGGTGGGCCTGTGCCCGCCGGGCACGTTCGTGCGGCTGGACAACGGCGAGACGGCGCTCGTGCTGCGCCGCAGCGAGAAGGTCAATTCGCCGCTGGTGGCGAGCCTGCTGGACCGCAACGGCGAGCACCGCCGCCAGCCCGCACTGCACCAGACGGCCACGGGCCGGCCGCGCATCCAGTCGGCGCTGGCGCGCTCGGCCGTGCAGGTGGAACTCGACCACCGCATGCTCGTGCGCCTGGGGCTCTACGCCGCACGCCAGTACCGCGGCCTGGCACGCCTGGGCAATGCCCCGGCCGCGCCGCGCTGA
- the pepN gene encoding aminopeptidase N: MREGQAAAAIHRADYTAPAFWIDNVDLTFDLDPAKTRVLSRLRVRRNADVAPAPLRLDGQELNLARVLVNGAGTSFKLEGSQLVLENLPEGHEPFDLEIFTTCAPVKNTQLSGLYVSQGTFFTQCEAEGFRRITYFLDRPDVMASYTVTLRASKAEYPVLLSNGNLVDQGELADGRHFAQWVDPHKKPCYLFALVAGKLVAREQRIRARSGNDHLLQIFVRPGDLEKTEHAMESLMASIAWDEARFGLPLDLERFMIVATSDFNMGAMENKGLNIFNTKYVLASQATATDVDFGNIESVVGHEYFHNWTGNRVTCRDWFQLSLKEGLTVFRDQEFSQDLSGSPSARAVKRIEDVRVLRTVQFPEDAGPMAHPVRPDSYVEINNFYTVTIYEKGAEVVRMMHTLVGRDGFAAGMKRYFERHDGQAVTCDDFAQAIADANPDSELARLLPQFKRWYAQAGTPRVRASGTYDAAGRTYTLTLAQSLAPTPGQPVKEPMVIPVALGLLGDDGSALPLQLEGEAGAGAADRTVVLTEPSHTYTFVNVASEPVPSLLRGFSAPVLLDIDYSDEALLALLAHDTDPFNRWEAGQRLALRIAIKKIANYSMNTAAPGTIDAELLPASFVAAMRDVLRHPTLDAAFKELVLALPSEGYIAEQLDVVDPQRVHAVREAMREQLAVALQPDWEWAWEQHHDTGGYRPDAISAGRRALAGMALSMLCLAARRTGDTVWPGKAYQRFKDAGNMTDRFNALSALVATGQPLAAQALARFHAMFKDEALVLDKWFALQAGTPDRGGDVLPAVKQLMSHPDFSLRNPNRARSLIFSYCSANPGAFHRQDAAGYAFWADRVLELDAINPQVAARLARALDRWSKLAEPYRTAARDAIARVAAKADLSNDVREVVSRALAD, encoded by the coding sequence ATGAGAGAAGGACAAGCCGCCGCGGCCATCCACCGCGCCGACTACACCGCCCCCGCGTTCTGGATCGACAACGTCGACCTCACGTTCGACCTGGACCCCGCCAAGACCCGCGTGCTGAGCCGCCTGCGGGTGCGCCGCAATGCCGACGTGGCACCGGCCCCCCTGCGCCTGGACGGCCAGGAGCTGAACCTCGCGCGGGTGCTGGTCAACGGGGCGGGCACGTCCTTCAAGCTCGAAGGCAGCCAGCTCGTGCTGGAGAACCTGCCCGAAGGCCACGAGCCCTTCGACCTGGAGATCTTCACGACCTGCGCGCCCGTGAAGAACACCCAGCTCTCGGGCCTCTACGTGAGCCAGGGCACGTTCTTCACGCAGTGCGAGGCCGAGGGCTTCCGCCGCATCACCTACTTCCTCGACCGGCCCGACGTGATGGCGAGCTACACGGTCACGCTGCGCGCCAGCAAGGCCGAGTACCCGGTGCTGCTGTCCAACGGCAACCTCGTGGACCAGGGCGAGCTGGCCGACGGCCGGCATTTCGCCCAATGGGTCGATCCGCACAAGAAGCCCTGCTACCTGTTCGCGCTCGTGGCCGGCAAGCTCGTGGCGCGCGAGCAGCGCATCCGCGCGCGGTCGGGCAACGACCACCTGCTGCAGATCTTCGTGCGCCCGGGCGACCTGGAGAAGACCGAGCACGCGATGGAATCGCTCATGGCCAGCATCGCCTGGGACGAGGCGCGCTTCGGCCTGCCGCTCGACCTGGAGCGCTTCATGATCGTCGCCACCAGCGATTTCAACATGGGCGCGATGGAGAACAAGGGACTGAACATCTTCAACACGAAGTACGTGCTGGCGAGCCAGGCCACGGCCACCGACGTGGATTTCGGCAACATCGAATCGGTGGTCGGCCACGAGTACTTCCACAACTGGACCGGCAACCGCGTCACCTGCCGCGACTGGTTCCAGCTCTCGCTCAAGGAAGGCCTCACGGTCTTCCGCGACCAGGAATTCAGCCAGGACCTCTCGGGCAGCCCTTCGGCGCGTGCGGTGAAACGCATCGAGGACGTGCGCGTGCTGCGCACCGTGCAGTTCCCCGAGGACGCGGGCCCCATGGCCCACCCGGTGCGGCCCGACAGCTATGTCGAGATCAACAACTTCTACACCGTCACCATCTACGAGAAGGGTGCCGAGGTCGTGCGCATGATGCACACGCTGGTCGGCCGCGACGGCTTCGCCGCGGGCATGAAGCGGTACTTCGAGCGCCACGACGGCCAGGCAGTGACCTGCGACGACTTCGCCCAGGCCATCGCCGACGCCAATCCGGACAGCGAACTCGCGCGCCTGCTGCCGCAGTTCAAGCGCTGGTACGCCCAGGCCGGCACGCCGCGCGTGCGCGCTTCCGGCACCTACGATGCCGCTGGCCGCACCTACACCCTCACGCTGGCGCAGAGCCTCGCGCCCACGCCCGGCCAGCCCGTGAAGGAGCCCATGGTCATCCCCGTGGCGCTCGGCCTGCTCGGCGATGACGGCAGCGCCCTGCCGCTGCAGCTTGAAGGCGAGGCAGGGGCCGGCGCCGCGGACCGCACCGTCGTGCTGACCGAGCCGAGCCACACCTACACCTTCGTGAACGTGGCCTCCGAGCCCGTGCCCTCGCTGCTGCGCGGCTTCAGCGCGCCGGTGCTGCTGGACATCGACTACTCCGACGAAGCCCTGCTCGCCCTGCTCGCGCATGACACCGACCCGTTCAACCGCTGGGAGGCGGGCCAGCGCCTCGCGCTGCGGATTGCTATTAAAAAAATAGCAAACTATTCAATGAATACGGCGGCACCAGGCACTATCGATGCAGAACTGCTGCCCGCCAGCTTCGTGGCGGCCATGCGCGACGTGCTGCGCCATCCGACGCTGGACGCAGCCTTCAAGGAACTGGTGCTCGCCCTGCCCTCCGAGGGCTACATCGCCGAACAGCTCGACGTGGTCGATCCGCAGCGCGTGCACGCCGTGCGCGAAGCCATGCGCGAGCAACTGGCCGTGGCCCTGCAGCCCGACTGGGAATGGGCCTGGGAGCAGCACCACGACACCGGCGGCTACCGCCCCGATGCGATTTCCGCGGGGCGCCGGGCGCTCGCGGGCATGGCGCTCTCGATGCTGTGCCTGGCCGCCCGCCGCACGGGCGACACCGTGTGGCCCGGCAAGGCCTACCAGCGCTTCAAGGATGCCGGCAACATGACCGACCGCTTCAATGCGCTGAGCGCACTGGTGGCGACCGGCCAGCCCCTGGCGGCGCAGGCGCTCGCCCGGTTCCACGCGATGTTCAAGGACGAGGCGCTGGTGCTGGACAAATGGTTCGCCCTGCAGGCCGGCACGCCCGACCGCGGCGGCGACGTGCTGCCCGCCGTGAAGCAGCTCATGTCGCACCCCGACTTCAGCCTCCGGAACCCGAACCGCGCGCGCAGCCTGATCTTCAGCTACTGCAGCGCGAACCCCGGCGCCTTCCACCGCCAGGATGCGGCCGGCTATGCGTTCTGGGCCGACCGCGTGCTCGAACTCGACGCGATCAACCCGCAGGTGGCTGCGCGGCTGGCGCGCGCGCTCGACCGCTGGAGCAAGCTCGCCGAGCCGTATCGCACCGCCGCACGCGACGCCATCGCCCGCGTGGCCGCCAAGGCCGACCTGTCCAACGACGTGCGCGAAGTCGTCAGCCGCGCGCTGGCCGACTGA
- a CDS encoding aminoacyl-tRNA deacylase, translating to MSRRDRAAAHVSETPATQFLRRHGVAFTEHPYDYVEHGGTAESARQLGLDEHTVVKTLVMQDQDARPLIVLMHGDRKVSTKNLARQIGAKSVEPCQPEVANRHSGYLVGGTSPFGLRREMPVYIEDTILALPRIAINGGRRGFLVQLDPQACVQWLGARPVQCALAE from the coding sequence GTGAGCCGCCGGGACCGGGCGGCCGCGCACGTGAGCGAGACGCCCGCCACGCAGTTCCTGCGCCGGCACGGCGTGGCGTTCACCGAGCATCCCTACGACTACGTGGAGCACGGCGGCACCGCCGAGTCGGCGCGCCAGCTCGGACTGGACGAACATACGGTCGTGAAAACGCTGGTCATGCAGGACCAGGACGCGCGGCCCCTGATCGTGCTCATGCACGGCGACCGCAAGGTGTCCACCAAGAACCTCGCGCGGCAGATCGGCGCGAAATCGGTGGAGCCCTGCCAGCCCGAGGTCGCGAACCGCCACAGCGGCTATCTGGTGGGCGGCACCTCGCCCTTCGGCCTGCGGCGGGAGATGCCGGTGTACATCGAGGACACCATCCTGGCGCTGCCGCGCATCGCCATCAACGGCGGCCGCCGCGGCTTCCTGGTGCAGCTCGATCCGCAGGCCTGCGTGCAGTGGCTGGGTGCGCGCCCGGTGCAGTGCGCGCTGGCAGAATAG